Proteins encoded in a region of the Planococcus citri chromosome 1, ihPlaCitr1.1, whole genome shotgun sequence genome:
- the adp gene encoding WD and tetratricopeptide repeats protein 1 isoform X1: MSSFRKIPNVVNLATNREINDDICYVLQKKLHVTDKFIDRLGLEIDLEGHDGCVNCLQWNDTGSLLASGSDDTHVIIWDPFHKKKLTTLPTFHNGNIFSVKFMPHTNDTKIVTGAADCKISGIDVVTKDTVYVCNCARSRIKRIAVAPDVPDLFWSASEDGIIRQADIRIHHTCDEDAKNVIINLKNHQGALAEGKCITVNPVRTEMLAVGSNDPYIRLYDRRMIKVTTNRKSGQWYQKIVEDESSDSCSESELKEAWRITDNVISGCVQYFVPGHLQIKSGCKKAEHNAVTYLSFSPDGKDLLANLGSEQVYLFDVTRKHPAKYFTIPSVPIIKEYEAVNDSIHENNGMITDTCLNDDKTNDILPNVIEDIKLAANEHFKNGEYLKAIRMYNDAIRKYKTSAVLFGNRAAAYMKRAWKGDMYAALRDCSTALKLDPDYMKAFFRLARCFHELKRFEEAKTCLDMFKSKFMNHADSHACRALEKDIEDACKKHTVEKNRKSSRHDNRSERSVLVSLQLSGIYVADTNLGLQVSKPEKVWRKKASDYEHRYCGHCNSTTDIKEANFFGNDGRFIVAGSDDGSIFFWDRFTENNIRILKGDSSIVNCLQPHPYYCLLASSGIEPVVRIWTPKPEDGKVNEKVVRDLDLAAEKNHKRMKKDDLDVMFISNSGSSSEESSQLECRAS, from the exons ATGAGCAGTTTCAGAAAGATACCAAATGTTGTGAATTTAGCCACTAACAGAGAAATTAAC GATGACATATGTTACGTATTACAGAAAAAACTTCACGTAACTGATAAATTTATCGACCGTCTGGGACTCGAAATCGACCTAGAAGGTCATGATGGATGTGTAAATTGTTTGCAGTGGAATGACACTGGAAG TTTATTAGCCTCGGGTTCGGATGATACTCATGTCATAATATGGGATCCTTTCCATAAAAAGAAATTGACCACTCTACCCACCTTTCATAATGGGAACATATTTTCAGTCAAG TTCATGCCTCATACCAATGATACCAAAATAGTTACTGGTGCCGCTGATTGTAAAATATCAGGTATAGATGTTGTAACCAAAGATACAGTGTACGTGTGCAACTGCGCTCGTTCTCGAATCAAACGCATCGCCGTCGCTCCCGATGTACCAGATTTATTCTGGAGCGCTTCCGAAGATGGAATTATTCG CCAAGCTGATATCCGAATTCATCATACTTGCGACGAAGATGCGAAAAACgtcataataaatttgaaaaatcatcaaggTGCTTTAGCCGAAGGTAAATGCATTACTGTGAACCCAGTTCGAACGGAAATGTTAGCAGTAGGCTCCAACGATCCTTATATTCGGCTTTACGACAGAAGAATGATTAAAGTTACCACGAATCGA AAATCTGGCCAATGGTATCAGAAAATCGTCGAAGATGAATCCTCTGACAGCTGTAGCGAATCAGAACTCAAAGAAGCTTGGCGAATTACTGATAATGTAATTAGCGGTTGTGTTCAATATTTTGTACCAG GGCATCTGCAAATCAAAAGTGGCTGTAAGAAAGCGGAACATAATGCGGTGACTTATCTTTCGTTCAGTCCTGATGGCAAAGATTTACTTGCTAATCTTGGAAGTGAACAAGTTTACTTATTCGATGTTACCAGAAAGCATCCCGCCAAATATTTTACTATTCCAAGTGTTCCTATTATTAAAG AATATGAGGCTGTGAACGACTCAATCCATGAGAACAACGGCATGATTACAGATACGTGTTTGAACGACGATAAAACTAACGATATTCTACCAAATGTCATCGAAGACATTAAATTAGCg gccaatgaacatttcaaaaacggTGAATATCTTAAGGCTATCAGAATGTACAATGACGCTATTCGTAAATATAAAACCAGCGCTGTACTTTTTGGTAATCGAGCCGCGGCTTACATGAAAAGAGCATG GAAAGGTGACATGTACGCAGCACTACGTGACTGCAGCACAGCTCTGAAATTAGATCCTGATTACATGAAAGCATTCTTCAG ATTAGCAAGATGTTTTCACGAACTGAAGAGATTCGAAGAAGCTAAAACTTGTTTGGACATGTTTAAATCGAAATTCATGAATCACGCGGACAGTCACGCTTGTCGAGCTTTAGAAAAAGATATAGAAGATGCTTGCAAAAAGCATACGGTTGAAAAAAACCGTAAAAGTTCTAGAC ACGATAATAGGTCAGAACGATCAGTACTTGTATCGTTACAATTAAGTGGGATTTATGTGGCGGATACGAATTTAGGATTGCAGGTCTCCAAACCGGAAAAAGTATGGCGAAAAAAAGCATCGGATTACGAGCATCGTTACTGCGGCCACTGTAATTCTACCACCGATATTAAAGAGGCTAATTTTTTCGGAAA TGACGGACGATTCATTGTAGCTGGCTCGGATGACGGCTCGATATTCTTTTGGGATCGTTTTACCGAAAATaatattcgtattttgaaaggCGATTCGTCAATTGTGAATTGCCTCCAACCACATCCTTACTATTGTTTATTAGCATCAAGTGGTATTGAACCTGTTGTTCGAATATGGACGCCCAAGCCAGAA GATGGTAAGGTTAATGAAAAAGTGGTTCGTGATCTTGATTTagcagctgaaaaaaatcataaacgaatgaaaaaagatgatttaGATGTTATGTTTATTAGTAATAGTGGTTCTTCTTCTGAAGAATCTTCGCAGTTAGAATGCAGAGCTAGTTAA
- the adp gene encoding WD and tetratricopeptide repeats protein 1 isoform X2, with translation MSSFRKIPNVVNLATNREINDDICYVLQKKLHVTDKFIDRLGLEIDLEGHDGCVNCLQWNDTGSLLASGSDDTHVIIWDPFHKKKLTTLPTFHNGNIFSVKFMPHTNDTKIVTGAADCKISGIDVVTKDTVYVCNCARSRIKRIAVAPDVPDLFWSASEDGIIRQADIRIHHTCDEDAKNVIINLKNHQGALAEGKCITVNPVRTEMLAVGSNDPYIRLYDRRMIKVTTNRKSGQWYQKIVEDESSDSCSESELKEAWRITDNVISGCVQYFVPGHLQIKSGCKKAEHNAVTYLSFSPDGKDLLANLGSEQVYLFDVTRKHPAKYFTIPSVPIIKEYEAVNDSIHENNGMITDTCLNDDKTNDILPNVIEDIKLAANEHFKNGEYLKAIRMYNDAIRKYKTSAVLFGNRAAAYMKRAWKGDMYAALRDCSTALKLDPDYMKAFFRLARCFHELKRFEEAKTCLDMFKSKFMNHADSHACRALEKDIEDACKKHTVEKNRKSSRRLQVSKPEKVWRKKASDYEHRYCGHCNSTTDIKEANFFGNDGRFIVAGSDDGSIFFWDRFTENNIRILKGDSSIVNCLQPHPYYCLLASSGIEPVVRIWTPKPEDGKVNEKVVRDLDLAAEKNHKRMKKDDLDVMFISNSGSSSEESSQLECRAS, from the exons ATGAGCAGTTTCAGAAAGATACCAAATGTTGTGAATTTAGCCACTAACAGAGAAATTAAC GATGACATATGTTACGTATTACAGAAAAAACTTCACGTAACTGATAAATTTATCGACCGTCTGGGACTCGAAATCGACCTAGAAGGTCATGATGGATGTGTAAATTGTTTGCAGTGGAATGACACTGGAAG TTTATTAGCCTCGGGTTCGGATGATACTCATGTCATAATATGGGATCCTTTCCATAAAAAGAAATTGACCACTCTACCCACCTTTCATAATGGGAACATATTTTCAGTCAAG TTCATGCCTCATACCAATGATACCAAAATAGTTACTGGTGCCGCTGATTGTAAAATATCAGGTATAGATGTTGTAACCAAAGATACAGTGTACGTGTGCAACTGCGCTCGTTCTCGAATCAAACGCATCGCCGTCGCTCCCGATGTACCAGATTTATTCTGGAGCGCTTCCGAAGATGGAATTATTCG CCAAGCTGATATCCGAATTCATCATACTTGCGACGAAGATGCGAAAAACgtcataataaatttgaaaaatcatcaaggTGCTTTAGCCGAAGGTAAATGCATTACTGTGAACCCAGTTCGAACGGAAATGTTAGCAGTAGGCTCCAACGATCCTTATATTCGGCTTTACGACAGAAGAATGATTAAAGTTACCACGAATCGA AAATCTGGCCAATGGTATCAGAAAATCGTCGAAGATGAATCCTCTGACAGCTGTAGCGAATCAGAACTCAAAGAAGCTTGGCGAATTACTGATAATGTAATTAGCGGTTGTGTTCAATATTTTGTACCAG GGCATCTGCAAATCAAAAGTGGCTGTAAGAAAGCGGAACATAATGCGGTGACTTATCTTTCGTTCAGTCCTGATGGCAAAGATTTACTTGCTAATCTTGGAAGTGAACAAGTTTACTTATTCGATGTTACCAGAAAGCATCCCGCCAAATATTTTACTATTCCAAGTGTTCCTATTATTAAAG AATATGAGGCTGTGAACGACTCAATCCATGAGAACAACGGCATGATTACAGATACGTGTTTGAACGACGATAAAACTAACGATATTCTACCAAATGTCATCGAAGACATTAAATTAGCg gccaatgaacatttcaaaaacggTGAATATCTTAAGGCTATCAGAATGTACAATGACGCTATTCGTAAATATAAAACCAGCGCTGTACTTTTTGGTAATCGAGCCGCGGCTTACATGAAAAGAGCATG GAAAGGTGACATGTACGCAGCACTACGTGACTGCAGCACAGCTCTGAAATTAGATCCTGATTACATGAAAGCATTCTTCAG ATTAGCAAGATGTTTTCACGAACTGAAGAGATTCGAAGAAGCTAAAACTTGTTTGGACATGTTTAAATCGAAATTCATGAATCACGCGGACAGTCACGCTTGTCGAGCTTTAGAAAAAGATATAGAAGATGCTTGCAAAAAGCATACGGTTGAAAAAAACCGTAAAAGTTCTAGAC GATTGCAGGTCTCCAAACCGGAAAAAGTATGGCGAAAAAAAGCATCGGATTACGAGCATCGTTACTGCGGCCACTGTAATTCTACCACCGATATTAAAGAGGCTAATTTTTTCGGAAA TGACGGACGATTCATTGTAGCTGGCTCGGATGACGGCTCGATATTCTTTTGGGATCGTTTTACCGAAAATaatattcgtattttgaaaggCGATTCGTCAATTGTGAATTGCCTCCAACCACATCCTTACTATTGTTTATTAGCATCAAGTGGTATTGAACCTGTTGTTCGAATATGGACGCCCAAGCCAGAA GATGGTAAGGTTAATGAAAAAGTGGTTCGTGATCTTGATTTagcagctgaaaaaaatcataaacgaatgaaaaaagatgatttaGATGTTATGTTTATTAGTAATAGTGGTTCTTCTTCTGAAGAATCTTCGCAGTTAGAATGCAGAGCTAGTTAA
- the LOC135832824 gene encoding protein phosphatase methylesterase 1, producing MSSLRKEVLASKVHPSKLLPPIPRRTQGPRGRMRQAEDFVPISWDKYFTDCRKVEVEENSFNVYTLGDSGPLLVLLHGGGYSGLTWSLFAKEIYSMVDCQILAIDLRGHGSTTTTNDDDLSEVTLAKDVGDVITALYPETPPPIILMGHSMGGAIAIHTTYNHLIDTVIGLIVIDVVEGTAVDALASMQSFLRSRPTSFKSIQDAISWSLFNGQVKNVESAQVSVPGQIKNAETGVLAACEEPSTPPGSVDEPDVMRPAIVPETIQEDEAEFKVPVKAPGGKYTWRIDLCKTEKYWRGWFQGLSNIFLSSRAQKLLLLANIDRLDKNLTVGQMQGKFAMHVLTKVGHAVHEDEPGQVAEIVANFIVRNKFSQPKENFRVFLPAC from the exons ATGTCTTCCTTACGCAAAGAGGTTTTGGCATCAAAAGTTCACCCTTCAAAACTACTACCTCCAATCCCAAGAAGAACACAGGGACCCAG AGGTAGAATGAGGCAGGCAGAAGATTTCGTGCCAATTTCCTGGGACAAATATTTCACAGATTGTCGTAAAGTTGAAGTGGAAGAAAACAGTTTCAATGTTTACACTCTCGGTGATTCCGGACCACTTTTAGTACTACTTCACGGCGGTGGATACAGCGGATTAACTTGGTCTTTATTCGCC AAAGAAATTTACTCGATGGTCGACTGTCAAATATTAGCCATAGATTTGAGAGGACATGGTAGCACAACAACAACCAATGACGACGATTTATCAGAAGTTACTTTGGCTAA GGATGTCGGCGATGTAATCACAGCTCTGTATCCCGAAACTCCCCCGCCGATAATTTTAATGGGCCATAGCATGGGAGGTGCAATAGCCATTCATACAACGTATAACCATCTGATCGATACAGTAATTGGATTAATAGTAATTGACGTAGTCGAAGGAACTGCAGTGGATGCACTAGCTAGCATGCAATCATTTCTAAGAAGCCGGCCTACTTCGTTTAAATCAATTCAAGACGCGATTTCTTGGAG tttatttaatGGTCAAGTTAAGAACGTTGAATCAGCCCAAGTATCGGTACCCGGTcaaataaaaaa TGCGGAAACAGGGGTCTTGGCAGCTTGTGAGGAACCTTCAACTCCTCCGGGATCAGTCGACGAACCTGATGTCATGCGGCCTGCAATTGTTCCTGAGACGATTCAAGAGGACGAGGCTGAATTCAAAGTTCCA GTGAAAGCTCCCGGTGGTAAATACACTTGGAGAATCGACTTGTGCAAAACGGAGAAATATTGGCGCGGTTGGTTCCAAGGTCtttcaaatatatttttaagTTCGAGAGCTCAGAAATTACTCTTACTAGCTAATATTGATCGTCTAGACAAAAATTTGACCGTTGGACAAATGCAAG GTAAATTTGCGATGCATGTTCTTACCAAAGTTGGCCATGCGGTACATGAAGATGAACCCGGTCAAGTAGCCGAAATAGTAGCCAATTTCATTGTTCGCAACAAGTTCTCTCAGCCTAAAGAAAATTTTCG AGTGTTCCTGCCGGCTTGTTGA
- the LOC135832821 gene encoding elongation factor-like GTPase 1, with protein sequence MAVTLNDRKICPFMRNINNIRNICIMAHVDHGKTTLADSLIASNGIISPRLAGKLRYMDSRKDEQERGITMKSSSISLLHKKQGDEYLINLIDSPGHVDFSLEVSTAVRLCDGALIMVDVVEGVCAQTRVSLKHAWAEKIKPLLVLNKIDRLITETKMAPMDAYVQLMQILEQVNSIMGDLFRSDVMEKSEETKSENISKTDDITVSDWSSGLDDADDSNLYFSPEEGNVIFASAIDGWGFTLDDFVEIFAKKLGFSTAVLRKTLWGNYYLNSKTKRVMKGAQEMAKKPLFVQLILENIWLFYDTITTKRDKDKTTHMIESLNIDLKPQLLRFNDPVTLLRNIFGKWLPLSRAILNSVCTKLPAPNNLSEEKIDNLMFGSKQIFYDEACAETLALKSCFDKCSQDENAPLIVFISKMFPVEKKHLPENRVKPLTLEEINQRREQAKQRLAALAQSDQSNGPVEPVEDEKPDSSCDETFIAFARIYSGRIFKGQKVYVLGPKHDPNKALKKIKDGYQINPDATLKDLKSDEHITQVEISQLYLLMGRELEPLDEVPAGNVFGIGGLEEHVLKSATLASDVACPAFSDLHVMATPILRVAVEPENPAQLSQLTQGLKLLNQADASVQVLVQETGEHVLITAGEVHLQRCIEDLRERYAKIPVLVSEPIIPFRETVVPPPTVDMVKEAITRNTTKQSNAEDGIVTISTSNGSCTIKIKAIPLSNNVIQVLEKNTELIKFVTASVSLMKHQDTDLTSKLSELNIESNDSDVKSSNHEIKGLLELKTKLMEAFKTDPLTANDITVDDIWSFGPKSCGPNILFNISSTADSKFSFWSNLQKPGDNLYAKYESSFLGGFQIASLSGPLCEEPMMGVGFVIYDWNISEDVTTSINTPYGPFSGQLMSTVKEGCRKSFQMQPQRLMAAMYTCNILVNAEVLGKMYGLLNKRHGRVLHGDLAQGSAATFTITAYLPVAESFRFASEVHKQTSGLANPQLVFSHWEVIDLDPFWTPNTEEEYLLYGEKADSENYARNYMNKVRKRKGLPTDEKVVEYAEKQRTLSKNK encoded by the coding sequence ATGGCTGTGACATTAAACGATAGAAAAATCTGTCCTTTCATGAGGAACATCAACAACATCAGGAATATATGTATTATGGCCCATGTCGATCATGGAAAAACCACGTTAGCAGATTCATTGATCGCCAGCAATGGTATAATTTCTCCTCGTTTGGCTGGTAAACTTCGATACATGGATAGTCGTAAAGATGAACAAGAACGTGGTATTACGATGAAGAGTAGTTCCATATCTTTACTTCATAAAAAGCAAGGAGACGAGTACTTGATAAATTTGATCGATTCTCCTGGGCATGTTGACTTCTCATTGGAGGTTTCCACAGCTGTGAGATTATGCGACGGAGCTTTGATTATGGTCGACGTTGTGGAAGGAGTTTGTGCTCAAACACGTGTATCTTTAAAACACGCTTGGGCGGAAAAAATCAAACCTTTATTAGTGCTGAATAAAATCGATCGTCTTATAACGGAAACCAAGATGGCTCCTATGGATGCTTACGTTCAACTGATGCAAATACTCGAACAGGTTAATTCGATCATGGGTGATCTTTTTCGTAGCGACGTGATGGAAAAGAGCGAAGAGACTAAAagcgaaaatatttcaaaaactgatgatATCACTGTATCCGATTGGAGTTCGGGCTTGGACGACGCGGACGATTCTAATTTATATTTCTCTCCGGAAGAAGGCAATGTGATTTTCGCTTCTGCTATCGACGGATGGGGTTTCACATTGGAcgatttcgttgaaattttcgccaaaaaactAGGTTTCAGTACAGCTGTGCTGCGTAAAACGTTATGGGGTAATTATTACCTTAATTCTAAGACCAAACGTGTTATGAAAGGAGCTCAAGAGATGGCCAAGAAACCCTTATTCGTGCAACTCATATTGGAGAATATTTGGTTATTTTACGATACAATAACAACTAAGCGAGATAAAGACAAGACGACACATATGATCGAAAGTCTGAATATCGATTTGAAACCGCAACTGTTACGTTTCAACGATCCAGTAACTTTATTACgtaatatttttggtaaatggtTACCGTTATCTCGAGCTATTTTAAATTCAGTCTGTACTAAACTTCCAGCACCCAATAATCTATCTGAAGAGAAAATCGATAACCTCATGTTCGGTTCGAAACAAATATTTTACGACGAAGCTTGCGCAGAAACTTTAGCCTTGAAGTCGTGTTTCGATAAATGTTCCCAAGATGAAAACGCTCCTCTAAtagttttcatttctaaaatgtTTCCTGTTGAGAAAAAACACTTGCCGGAAAATAGAGTGAAACCGCTCACTTTGGAGGAAATCAATCAAAGACGTGAACAAGCTAAGCAAAGATTAGCTGCCTTAGCCCAAAGTGATCAGTCTAACGGACCCGTCGAACCAGTTGAAGATGAAAAACCAGATTCGAGTTGCGACGAAACATTCATAGCTTTCGCTCGAATTTACAGCGGGCGTattttcaaaggccaaaaaGTATACGTTTTGGGGCCAAAACACGATCCCAATAAAgccctgaaaaaaatcaaggatgGATACCAAATTAATCCGGATGCAACTCTGAAGGATTTAAAGTCCGACGAACATATAACTCAGGTGGAAATCTCCCAGCTGTATTTATTAATGGGTCGAGAGCTCGAACCACTTGATGAAGTGCCTGCTGGTAACGTATTTGGAATCGGTGGTCTAGAAGAACACGTTCTAAAAAGTGCCACCTTAGCGAGCGATGTAGCTTGCCCAGCATTCAGCGATCTTCACGTTATGGCTACTCCTATTTTACGAGTAGCGGTTGAACCTGAAAACCCGGCCCAGTTGTCGCAGCTCACGCAAGGTCTGAAATTACTCAATCAAGCCGATGCCAGTGTCCAAGTTCTGGTACAAGAAACCGGCGAACACGTGTTGATCACTGCTGGAGAAGTTCATCTGCAACGATGTATCGAAGATCTTCGCGAAAGATACGCGAAAATTCCGGTGCTCGTTTCGGAACCAATTATACCATTTCGTGAGACCGTTGTACCTCCTCCAACTGTTGATATGGTTAAAGAAGCCATAACTCGTAATACCACGAAACAAAGTAACGCCGAAGATGGCATTGTAACCATAAGCACATCTAATGGCTCATGTACCATCAAGATCAAAGCTATACCTTTATCAAACAATGTGATCcaagtattggaaaaaaatacggaGCTGATAAAATTTGTAACCGCTTCTGTCAGTTTAATGAAACATCAAGACACCGATCTAACATCGAAACTATCCGAACTGAATATCGAATCTAATGATTCCGATGTGAAATCTTCGAACCACGAAATCAAAGGCTTATTAGAATTGAAAACTAAACTCATGGAAGCATTTAAAACTGATCCATTAACAGCAAATGATATTACAGTCGATGACATCTGGAGTTTCGGGCCGAAATCCTGCGGACCCAATATTCTATTCAATATATCGTCAACGGCtgactcaaaattctcattctggtcaaatttacaaaaacctGGCGATAATCTGTACGCCAAGTACGAGAGTAGTTTCCTCGGTGGTTTCCAAATAGCTTCTCTTTCTGGTCCACTTTGCGAAGAACCCATGATGGGAGTAGGGTTCGTTATCTACGACTGGAATATCTCTGAAGACGTCACTACATCTATAAATACCCCTTATGGACCGTTTTCCGGCCAGCTTATGTCTACAGTGAAAGAAGGCTGTCGTAAATCCTTCCAAATGCAACCTCAAAGACTGATGGCAGCGATGTACACTTGTAATATCTTAGTCAATGCCGAAGTTCTCGGTAAAATGTACGGTTTACTTAATAAAAGGCACGGTCGCGTATTACACGGTGATTTAGCTCAAGGATCCGCAGCTACGTTCACCATAACTGCCTATTTACCAGTAGCCGAAAGTTTTCGGTTTGCTTCTGAAGTGCATAAACAAACTTCTGGATTGGCGAATCCTCAGCTGGTGTTTAGTCATTGGGAAGTGATCGATTTGGATCCTTTTTGGACCCCAAATACCGAAGAAGAGTATTTACTCTATGGAGAAAAAGCGGATTCTGAAAATTATGCCAGAAATTATATGAACAAGGTGAGGAAAAGGAAAGGACTGCCTACTGACGAGAAGGTAGTCGAATATGCTGAAAAACAGAGAACTCTGTCAAAAaataagtga